In a genomic window of Flavobacterium sp. KACC 22761:
- a CDS encoding chondroitinase family polysaccharide lyase translates to MKTKLHVVFMLLLFYSFIPHAFATDYYTASSNATLAGNSGAVNANWTTNPDGTTGLATVAILATDNLIILNGGTATITATSMTIAALNINAGGTVFHKNNATASAFTINGLLTWNGTIKTIQAVSGSNFFNANGDITGSTAIHDSNSTRGIYLGGTNKTINLTQLSTGVISNNSISVGLLLGTSRSLTGNCKFYSPLVFNATTVTLDLAGYNLQASTIKQGNTSTRLIKGNVNSKLTISGTSATLPNTAATVVTFDPAAAVLNELNVNSEYLATAAGPVTVNGNLTVNTLNFGTTSGDKATRTLQVNGNFALANSGTMRVQAGGPTAITAYDQLNATGTISIGTSTTLKVDFINAYTTSNQPFLTFAQTTSPETVSGSFGTIQSTTGYTGNVTYTGNAVKYQLLTTPAPAPPPPACSLTMNPDLPLVASNSTINAEIESILQRFSDNYLGTTEPSATTLNSAIASYNALGITVDGYTISSTTAVTSFDQLSYLKTFAQYLKFHPEDTNNIYTKALNTVWLASDRMCKGLMSPDGNGYSYDDFGKSAILIPHIKDNFYVKSLFENLLNQQNTFDYMWEPNEVNTAVGYDLDDLGNILPVTLGYVKWIDSADERYRYMTAFKRQMDKFLSYSPGTLDGIKPDGSGFHHWASYPSYTGYDLNSGADIIYYLQQTSFQVNTESYLRLRDAIMTQLMFGNDKTTRSIAMGGRKPQEFNSTISKFSFRNMAVGGGSVMGTGASDPVMATYYNRVWGSYGPFGNGTVASFNEGYFQFNHSMAGIYRKDNWVATCKGFSDNMFGTEIFGPSSGTANRFGRYQSYGAVDIVYAGDNLTENGYDVTTRDWNFVPGTTVIRLPWDKLQAEKDRVDELQEKRFVGSLSFINKNGTYLKAVQGTYGMFAMDFQEKVGQGFGTVYAPEGHNNTFTFKKSVFTFDNMLICLGSGIGNNDTGNTTLTTLYQRKTFVGKDQVNIDSNLLSTGSYDNSYDDTANHWIVDNYGTGFYVFAGSGTIKLTKADQQTPQHDKLLSAQNISTNPVGNYAIGYIDHGTAPSNGGYEYVCMPKTTVTDMTALGSQIDAGNKPYTVHRKDEVAHIVEYKPTATSNSIFGSAFFSALSGINNKGQLTGADYPCLVMSQYDSAQKSLKLALNNPDIGFTYRANIPSLEKQINITIKGTNWQIFQPNARASITGTTNGETTIKFTVVDGLPVEITLNRVLTPQTIGFEAIPAKIATDAAFDVMATASSGLPVSYTSSNPEVAVISGNTVTIVGKGTSTITAKQDGDDIYSIAEAVEQTLNVNAAAQIIAFYAIPTKAIGDTNFDLSALASSNLPVSYTSSNSDVATISGNTVTIVGKGRTTIKASQQGNSIYDAAPSIEQILRVNTEPTVSIASPLADASYNAPGNITITADATDVDGSVSKVEFFEGINKLGEATTAPFSFDWNNVAAGSYILTAKATDNDGAITTSTAVTVNIVCPSVQLSIPDVYVMNPAVDDANTIYLGYGPTSLTLNSLLQGYNQDVVYTWNTGAHTPSISVSQAGTYTVTASYAGECQSSASITINTLDVRCGNKNDKVQICHNNNVICVAPSAVQNHLNHGDKLGSCPAFSRMAGKEEIITLADYTIYPNPVHDSFNVSVSSKLDPTAAISIYNIIGNNLRQVRFTAVPQNVFCGDLPSGNYILVIQNGVETFKSTIVKQ, encoded by the coding sequence ATGAAAACAAAACTACACGTTGTTTTTATGTTGCTGTTATTTTACAGCTTCATACCTCATGCTTTTGCAACCGATTATTATACCGCATCTTCTAATGCAACACTTGCAGGAAACTCAGGTGCGGTTAACGCTAACTGGACTACCAATCCAGATGGAACGACTGGCCTGGCTACTGTTGCTATTTTAGCAACTGATAATCTAATTATTTTGAATGGAGGTACGGCTACTATTACAGCAACATCCATGACCATTGCTGCTCTAAATATTAATGCGGGAGGGACTGTTTTTCATAAAAATAATGCTACTGCTTCGGCATTTACCATAAATGGGCTTTTAACCTGGAATGGAACCATAAAAACAATACAAGCAGTCTCCGGCAGTAATTTTTTTAACGCAAATGGTGATATTACAGGAAGCACAGCGATTCATGATAGTAACAGTACCAGAGGGATTTACCTGGGAGGAACTAACAAAACAATTAACCTGACCCAACTTTCTACTGGTGTTATCTCTAATAACAGTATCAGTGTTGGTTTACTTCTTGGTACGAGCCGTTCGTTGACAGGAAATTGCAAATTCTACAGTCCGCTTGTTTTCAACGCGACAACTGTAACGTTAGATCTTGCCGGGTATAACCTGCAGGCATCTACCATCAAACAGGGAAATACCAGCACCCGATTAATAAAAGGGAATGTCAATTCAAAACTTACTATTTCGGGAACTAGTGCAACGCTTCCGAATACTGCAGCTACAGTAGTTACTTTTGATCCTGCGGCAGCAGTTCTTAATGAACTTAATGTTAACAGCGAGTACTTGGCGACAGCGGCCGGACCTGTTACTGTTAATGGGAATCTTACGGTAAATACATTGAATTTTGGAACTACTTCCGGCGATAAAGCTACTAGAACTCTACAGGTAAACGGTAATTTTGCATTAGCCAACAGTGGTACTATGCGTGTACAGGCGGGAGGACCTACAGCAATTACTGCTTACGATCAATTAAACGCGACGGGAACTATTAGTATAGGGACATCGACAACATTAAAGGTTGACTTTATCAATGCCTATACTACTTCAAATCAGCCTTTTCTCACTTTTGCGCAAACAACATCACCAGAAACAGTTTCGGGAAGCTTTGGCACCATTCAAAGCACAACCGGTTATACGGGTAATGTTACATATACGGGAAATGCTGTGAAATATCAGCTACTTACAACACCGGCTCCGGCACCTCCGCCACCGGCTTGTTCGTTGACAATGAATCCTGATCTGCCATTGGTTGCATCAAATTCAACTATTAATGCTGAAATAGAATCAATTTTACAGCGTTTTTCAGATAATTATCTAGGTACTACTGAGCCATCAGCGACTACACTTAATTCAGCGATTGCCAGCTATAATGCACTTGGTATTACGGTAGACGGATATACTATCAGCTCAACGACAGCTGTTACCAGTTTTGACCAGCTTTCGTATTTAAAAACTTTTGCCCAATACCTCAAGTTTCATCCTGAAGATACTAATAATATATATACCAAAGCCCTCAATACGGTATGGCTAGCATCAGATCGTATGTGTAAAGGATTAATGAGTCCAGATGGTAATGGGTATTCTTATGATGATTTCGGGAAGTCCGCAATATTAATTCCTCACATTAAAGATAATTTTTATGTAAAAAGTTTATTTGAGAATTTGTTGAATCAACAAAATACTTTTGACTATATGTGGGAACCTAACGAAGTAAATACTGCCGTAGGATACGATTTAGACGATTTGGGGAATATATTGCCTGTTACGCTGGGTTATGTAAAATGGATTGATTCTGCCGATGAGCGTTATCGTTATATGACTGCATTCAAACGTCAAATGGATAAATTTCTGAGCTACTCACCAGGAACCCTTGATGGTATCAAACCAGATGGTTCAGGGTTTCATCATTGGGCCAGTTATCCGTCTTATACGGGTTATGATCTAAATTCGGGAGCTGATATTATTTATTATTTGCAGCAAACTTCTTTCCAGGTAAATACTGAATCATATCTTCGATTGAGAGATGCGATTATGACGCAACTTATGTTTGGTAATGACAAAACCACCAGATCGATAGCTATGGGAGGAAGAAAACCTCAGGAATTCAATTCAACCATAAGTAAATTTTCTTTCCGTAATATGGCAGTGGGAGGAGGAAGTGTAATGGGAACGGGAGCCTCAGATCCGGTTATGGCTACTTATTATAATCGTGTATGGGGTAGTTATGGACCTTTTGGCAATGGTACCGTAGCTTCTTTTAATGAAGGTTATTTCCAGTTCAACCACAGCATGGCCGGTATTTACCGTAAGGATAATTGGGTCGCCACTTGCAAAGGATTTAGCGACAATATGTTTGGGACAGAGATATTTGGACCTTCTAGCGGTACTGCTAATCGTTTTGGACGCTATCAAAGTTATGGTGCCGTTGATATTGTTTATGCCGGAGACAACCTTACCGAAAATGGTTATGACGTAACCACCCGTGATTGGAATTTTGTACCAGGAACCACAGTTATACGACTGCCATGGGACAAGCTACAAGCTGAAAAAGACCGTGTTGATGAGTTGCAAGAAAAAAGATTTGTAGGTTCTTTAAGTTTTATCAATAAAAATGGTACTTATTTAAAAGCAGTTCAGGGTACTTACGGTATGTTTGCCATGGATTTTCAGGAAAAGGTTGGTCAGGGATTTGGAACCGTTTATGCTCCGGAAGGTCATAACAACACATTTACTTTCAAGAAATCTGTATTTACGTTTGACAATATGTTGATTTGTCTGGGTTCAGGTATTGGCAACAACGATACTGGCAATACTACACTGACCACTTTGTATCAACGCAAAACCTTTGTAGGCAAAGATCAGGTAAATATTGACAGTAATTTATTGTCGACAGGTTCCTATGATAATTCCTATGACGACACAGCCAACCACTGGATCGTGGATAACTATGGTACAGGTTTTTATGTGTTTGCCGGAAGCGGGACTATCAAATTGACAAAAGCTGACCAGCAAACACCACAACACGACAAGCTGTTATCGGCTCAAAATATTTCGACCAATCCTGTGGGGAACTATGCCATTGGTTATATCGATCATGGAACGGCTCCATCAAACGGAGGATACGAATATGTTTGTATGCCAAAAACAACTGTTACTGATATGACCGCTTTGGGCAGTCAAATTGATGCCGGAAACAAACCTTATACCGTTCACCGAAAAGACGAAGTGGCGCATATCGTGGAGTACAAACCTACTGCGACTTCAAATTCCATATTTGGATCTGCATTTTTCAGTGCGCTTTCAGGAATAAATAATAAAGGACAATTGACTGGTGCAGATTATCCGTGTTTGGTAATGTCGCAATATGATTCGGCTCAGAAAAGCCTAAAACTGGCGCTAAACAATCCCGATATTGGATTTACTTACAGAGCAAATATTCCGTCTTTGGAAAAGCAGATAAACATCACAATAAAAGGAACCAACTGGCAAATTTTCCAGCCTAACGCAAGAGCCAGTATAACAGGCACGACAAATGGAGAAACTACAATCAAATTCACCGTTGTGGATGGACTACCGGTAGAAATAACATTAAACCGTGTTTTAACTCCGCAAACAATTGGATTTGAAGCCATCCCTGCTAAAATAGCCACCGATGCAGCATTTGATGTAATGGCTACAGCTTCTTCGGGTTTGCCAGTTAGCTACACAAGTTCCAATCCTGAAGTGGCCGTAATCAGCGGAAATACCGTGACGATTGTTGGTAAAGGTACAAGCACAATTACGGCAAAACAGGACGGTGATGACATTTATAGCATTGCCGAAGCGGTAGAACAAACACTAAATGTGAATGCAGCTGCGCAAATTATTGCTTTTTACGCGATACCTACAAAAGCAATCGGAGATACTAACTTTGATCTGAGTGCTTTGGCTTCATCAAATTTACCGGTTAGTTATACCAGTTCAAATAGTGATGTGGCTACCATTAGCGGAAATACAGTAACTATTGTTGGAAAAGGGAGAACTACTATCAAAGCTTCACAGCAAGGTAACAGCATTTATGATGCAGCCCCATCGATAGAACAAATACTTAGGGTCAATACAGAACCAACTGTATCTATTGCTTCGCCTTTGGCAGATGCAAGTTACAATGCTCCTGGTAATATTACCATTACAGCCGATGCAACCGATGTTGACGGCAGCGTGAGCAAAGTTGAATTCTTCGAAGGAATTAATAAATTAGGAGAAGCTACTACAGCTCCATTCAGCTTTGATTGGAACAATGTCGCTGCAGGTTCTTACATATTAACCGCAAAAGCCACCGATAATGATGGTGCCATAACTACTTCTACAGCTGTTACTGTAAATATAGTATGTCCTTCAGTACAGTTGTCTATTCCAGATGTGTATGTGATGAATCCTGCTGTAGATGATGCAAATACGATTTATCTTGGATATGGGCCAACATCTCTTACCCTAAATTCATTGTTACAAGGCTATAATCAAGATGTTGTTTATACTTGGAACACTGGAGCACACACGCCATCGATTTCAGTATCACAAGCAGGCACGTATACCGTTACTGCTTCATATGCAGGAGAATGTCAATCTAGCGCTTCAATTACAATAAATACTCTTGATGTGAGATGTGGAAATAAAAACGATAAGGTACAGATTTGTCATAATAATAATGTTATTTGCGTAGCACCATCAGCCGTTCAAAATCACTTGAATCATGGAGATAAGTTAGGTTCTTGCCCTGCTTTTTCTAGGATGGCAGGTAAAGAGGAAATAATAACTTTAGCTGATTACACTATTTACCCTAATCCTGTGCATGACAGCTTTAATGTGAGCGTTTCTTCAAAGTTAGATCCGACTGCAGCAATTAGCATTTATAATATAATTGGAAACAATCTTCGTCAGGTTCGTTTTACCGCTGTACCACAAAATGTTTTCTGCGGAGATTTACCTTCCGGAAATTATATTTTAGTTATACAAAATGGTGTTGAAACCTTTAAAAGTACAATTGTAAAACAATAA
- a CDS encoding DUF4861 family protein, whose product MKFTKYLSLLFLFLPLLLLSQTKISIEVQNNSDLDRKEAVVSVKWETILSGFPQIDTSNFVVINSATKKQIPYQLEHKGLRAIQNLLVQVNVKAKGKALLSIQKGKPIAFQTKSYARYVPERMDDFAWENDRIAFRAYGKALEKTRDDAYGLDVWVKRTDKMVINERYKLGEYHVDHGNGLDYYKVAFTLGAGSMAPYIKDSVYYSGNYHRWKLLDNGPLRSTFKLEYDTWDASGIKVSCTKTISLDAGSQLNRIENVYAYADSKALPVAIGISKRPENGVLLLNEQQGILGYWEPVHGQDGTTGVGSILSTPVKKMLVENNQLLAITETKNNEPIVYYTGAVWDKAGIITNSAQWFEYLDNFSEELKKPLLVSVK is encoded by the coding sequence ATGAAATTCACCAAATACCTCAGTTTATTATTTCTTTTTTTGCCATTACTGCTTTTGTCCCAGACAAAGATAAGTATTGAAGTACAAAACAATTCTGATTTAGATAGAAAAGAAGCTGTCGTTTCAGTTAAATGGGAAACAATCTTGTCTGGTTTTCCTCAAATCGATACGTCAAATTTTGTGGTGATTAATTCAGCAACTAAAAAACAAATTCCGTATCAGTTGGAACATAAAGGACTTCGTGCGATTCAAAATTTATTGGTACAGGTAAATGTCAAAGCCAAAGGAAAAGCTCTTCTTTCGATACAAAAAGGAAAGCCAATAGCATTTCAAACCAAAAGCTACGCGCGTTATGTTCCGGAAAGAATGGATGATTTCGCATGGGAAAATGACAGAATAGCTTTCAGGGCTTATGGGAAAGCTCTTGAAAAAACGAGAGACGATGCTTATGGCTTGGACGTTTGGGTAAAACGTACCGATAAAATGGTCATTAATGAGCGTTATAAATTAGGAGAGTATCATGTAGATCATGGAAACGGATTGGATTATTACAAAGTAGCATTCACATTAGGAGCTGGAAGTATGGCACCGTATATCAAAGACAGCGTTTATTATTCCGGAAATTACCATCGATGGAAATTATTGGACAATGGTCCTTTGCGTTCTACTTTCAAATTAGAATATGACACATGGGATGCATCAGGAATTAAAGTTTCCTGCACCAAAACCATATCACTGGATGCAGGTTCACAACTGAATCGAATTGAAAATGTTTACGCTTACGCAGACAGCAAAGCGTTGCCAGTTGCTATTGGAATCAGCAAAAGGCCAGAAAACGGTGTACTTTTATTAAACGAACAGCAAGGTATTTTGGGCTATTGGGAGCCTGTTCATGGGCAGGACGGCACAACCGGAGTGGGAAGTATTTTGAGTACTCCAGTTAAGAAAATGCTGGTCGAAAATAATCAGTTATTGGCCATAACAGAAACAAAAAATAACGAACCAATAGTGTATTACACCGGAGCAGTTTGGGATAAGGCGGGTATAATTACAAATTCGGCACAATGGTTTGAGTATTTGGATAATTTTTCTGAGGAATTGAAAAAACCGTTATTGGTAAGCGTAAAATAG
- a CDS encoding gluconate 5-dehydrogenase — protein MSINLFDLTGKTALITGGVHGLGMAMAKGLGHAGAKIVVNDLSQENIDKAIAEYKADGIEAYGYVFDVTDEAAVIAAINKIEADVAPIDILINNAGIIKRTPIIEMEVKDFAAVINVDLISPFIVSKNVAKGMIARGGGKIINICSMMSELGRDSVSAYAAAKGGLKMLTKNMATEWAKFNIQTNGIGPGYFATSQTAPIRVDGHPFNEFIISRTPANRWGDPEDLQGAAIFLSSKASDFVNGHILYVDGGILATIGKPSNE, from the coding sequence ATGTCAATTAACTTATTTGATTTAACAGGGAAAACAGCTCTTATTACAGGAGGAGTTCATGGCCTGGGAATGGCAATGGCTAAAGGATTGGGGCATGCCGGAGCAAAAATTGTGGTAAACGATCTTTCGCAGGAAAACATAGACAAGGCGATAGCAGAATATAAGGCAGATGGGATTGAAGCCTATGGATATGTATTTGACGTGACCGATGAAGCAGCTGTAATTGCAGCAATAAATAAAATCGAAGCCGACGTAGCGCCAATCGATATTTTGATCAATAATGCGGGAATCATCAAAAGAACTCCAATCATTGAAATGGAAGTGAAAGATTTTGCAGCAGTAATCAATGTAGATTTAATCAGTCCTTTTATTGTTTCCAAAAACGTTGCCAAAGGAATGATTGCACGCGGTGGCGGGAAAATCATCAATATTTGCTCGATGATGAGCGAATTGGGCAGAGATTCAGTCAGTGCGTATGCTGCCGCAAAAGGAGGCTTGAAAATGCTTACCAAAAATATGGCAACCGAATGGGCTAAATTTAATATTCAGACAAACGGAATAGGTCCCGGGTATTTTGCAACCAGCCAGACAGCTCCAATTAGAGTAGACGGACATCCATTCAACGAGTTTATCATAAGCAGAACACCGGCAAATCGTTGGGGAGACCCTGAAGATTTACAGGGAGCTGCCATTTTCTTGTCTTCAAAAGCAAGTGATTTTGTGAATGGTCATATCCTGTATGTTGATGGTGGAATCCTGGCTACCATTGGAAAACCATCAAATGAATAA